Proteins from a genomic interval of Acetobacterium woodii DSM 1030:
- a CDS encoding sigma-54 interaction domain-containing protein: MKVKEKIILEAFGENSFPIQDVERIEDVCIHVVNANGKIICYSRGCEIIENMNHEDVIGKNMSDIYDYLENESMESLVLKTGKKVQDVHVKYTSPSGKVADVISSTYPIFSKNNPKIVEAAICIYRDISDYIHMANTINKLQNDLKSQQLKNNGTQFTFKDIIGTSATMTECIQHAEIAAQTTAPILIAGPTGTGKEVFAQSIHNASPQANKLFVAINCSAIPENLLESTLFGTVKGSFTGAIDSVGLLETAEGGTIFLDEINSMNLGLQSKLLRVLETGKYRKVGGHKEITSNIRLLSALNQDPLKAIEDKRLRSDLYYRLAVFSIHLPPLKDRKQDILDLVPSFLSTEGSAMGKQLFKISDEAQEILLNHDWPGNIRELKHAITHAIYIAQHYDTILTADLLPAYLRKNSSDKKIYEKYLSASIDDKNLKNTLNKIEKQMIIDVLQANDHNISKSSRDLGISRQNLQYKIRLHGIKDSDNDL, from the coding sequence GTGAAAGTAAAAGAAAAAATCATTTTGGAAGCTTTTGGCGAAAATTCTTTCCCTATTCAGGATGTTGAACGAATCGAAGATGTGTGCATTCATGTTGTCAATGCCAATGGAAAAATAATCTGCTACTCCAGAGGTTGTGAAATCATCGAAAATATGAATCATGAAGACGTTATTGGCAAAAACATGTCGGATATTTATGATTATCTTGAAAACGAATCCATGGAATCCCTTGTTTTGAAGACCGGTAAAAAAGTCCAAGATGTCCATGTTAAATATACATCTCCTTCTGGAAAGGTAGCGGATGTCATCAGTAGTACTTATCCGATTTTTTCAAAAAATAATCCCAAAATAGTCGAGGCTGCCATCTGTATCTACCGCGATATTTCTGATTATATTCACATGGCCAACACTATTAATAAACTTCAAAATGACTTGAAATCCCAGCAGTTGAAAAATAACGGAACACAATTTACATTTAAAGATATTATTGGCACTAGTGCTACTATGACGGAGTGCATTCAACATGCTGAGATTGCTGCTCAGACCACCGCTCCCATCCTGATTGCCGGCCCCACCGGTACAGGAAAAGAAGTTTTTGCCCAAAGCATCCATAATGCCAGTCCACAGGCAAACAAACTTTTTGTCGCCATTAATTGCAGTGCTATTCCTGAAAACCTCTTGGAAAGCACCCTTTTTGGCACCGTTAAAGGATCATTCACTGGAGCGATTGATTCCGTTGGGCTCTTGGAAACCGCTGAAGGTGGCACTATTTTTTTGGACGAAATTAATTCGATGAACCTGGGACTTCAGTCAAAACTCCTGAGAGTACTGGAAACCGGCAAATATCGAAAGGTTGGTGGTCATAAAGAAATCACATCAAATATTCGATTGCTCAGTGCCCTCAATCAGGATCCGCTAAAGGCCATCGAAGACAAACGCCTGCGATCAGATTTATATTATCGCCTAGCGGTCTTCTCCATTCACTTGCCGCCGCTTAAAGACCGTAAACAAGATATTTTGGATCTGGTCCCTTCATTCCTTTCCACCGAAGGATCTGCCATGGGAAAACAGCTATTTAAGATCTCTGATGAAGCTCAGGAAATTCTTCTTAATCATGATTGGCCGGGAAATATCCGCGAATTAAAACACGCCATTACCCACGCCATTTACATTGCCCAACACTATGATACCATTCTAACCGCTGACTTACTTCCTGCCTATCTAAGAAAGAATTCTTCCGATAAAAAAATTTATGAAAAATATCTGTCTGCCAGCATAGATGACAAGAATTTAAAAAATACTCTGAATAAGATTGAGAAACAAATGATTATTGACGTTTTACAGGCTAACGATCATAACATCTCAAAAAGCTCCAGAGATCTAGGCATATCACGACAGAATTTACAATATAAAATACGACTGCATGGCATTAAAGATTCCGATAATGACCTCTGA
- a CDS encoding alpha/beta hydrolase: MSSKAKMMHLMMKYRHLFKGKLRREVIDENTSVVKLRQDCDDAAARFFKPVAGIKYITADYEELYAEWVELENASQDKVVLYFHGGGFIMGNAISHRNIVSNFVKRLGIKALVFNYRLAPEHPAPAAVYDSVDIYNWLLKQGYLPNNIIFAGDSAGGGIALATLLKCKDDGIPLPAVCAVFSPCTDMTISGESHKTRVKADPCTPKGSTETYLGYYIGNGDPQHPYTSPLFGDLTGLPPMIIQVGNNETLRDDSTRFAQKAKEAGGEVQIKVWNGMFHCFPLLAPMFPEATAALEEVCQFIRINLKS, from the coding sequence ATGAGTAGCAAAGCCAAAATGATGCATTTGATGATGAAATATCGTCATCTTTTTAAAGGGAAATTACGTCGGGAAGTCATTGACGAAAATACTTCAGTTGTAAAATTGCGCCAGGATTGCGACGATGCGGCGGCGCGTTTTTTTAAACCGGTGGCAGGCATTAAATATATAACGGCAGATTATGAAGAACTGTATGCTGAATGGGTAGAACTTGAAAATGCGTCACAAGACAAGGTTGTCTTGTATTTTCATGGTGGTGGCTTTATTATGGGTAATGCCATATCACATCGAAATATTGTCAGTAATTTCGTGAAACGGCTGGGGATTAAGGCATTGGTCTTTAATTATCGGTTGGCTCCGGAGCATCCGGCACCGGCAGCGGTTTATGATTCAGTAGACATTTACAACTGGTTGCTTAAGCAAGGTTATTTGCCCAACAACATTATTTTTGCGGGAGACTCGGCGGGTGGTGGAATCGCTTTGGCGACGCTTTTAAAATGTAAGGACGATGGCATCCCGTTGCCGGCAGTTTGTGCTGTATTTTCACCCTGTACTGATATGACGATATCAGGAGAATCCCATAAAACGAGAGTCAAGGCAGATCCCTGTACACCTAAAGGATCAACCGAAACTTATCTTGGCTATTATATCGGTAATGGTGATCCCCAACATCCCTATACCTCACCTTTGTTTGGCGATTTAACCGGTTTACCACCAATGATTATTCAGGTTGGTAATAATGAAACGTTGCGAGACGATTCAACCCGTTTTGCCCAAAAGGCAAAAGAAGCTGGTGGTGAAGTTCAGATTAAAGTCTGGAACGGGATGTTTCATTGTTTTCCTTTGTTGGCACCAATGTTTCCAGAAGCAACTGCGGCATTGGAAGAAGTTTGTCAGTTTATCAGAATAAATTTAAAGTCTTGA
- a CDS encoding TetR/AcrR family transcriptional regulator, producing the protein MRTKEQNEKIREIRKAKIRNAALRQFVKQGLFATRIKDIATEAEIAQGLLYHYYASKDEIFVDLINAALDKTIEAAYMVRDMEADPGEKICFALSKLVETIETSQTFKDTCNLIAQATNSTAIPLAAQKLIQEKREVPYQVIEEIMKAGQTTGVIISGDPKMLAVLFWTSINGLAIYYSTNKKNDLKLDYRVLASMFLMQK; encoded by the coding sequence CTGCGAACAAAAGAACAAAATGAAAAAATTCGAGAAATACGAAAAGCAAAAATCCGCAACGCTGCGTTGCGTCAGTTTGTTAAACAAGGTTTATTTGCGACCCGGATTAAGGATATTGCGACAGAAGCTGAAATTGCTCAGGGGCTTTTATACCATTATTATGCTTCAAAAGATGAGATTTTTGTGGATCTTATTAATGCTGCTTTAGACAAAACAATTGAGGCAGCTTATATGGTCAGAGATATGGAAGCCGATCCGGGAGAAAAAATTTGTTTTGCTTTATCTAAACTGGTGGAAACAATCGAAACCAGTCAAACGTTTAAAGATACTTGCAATTTAATTGCTCAGGCGACAAATTCCACTGCGATTCCATTAGCGGCCCAGAAGCTTATTCAGGAGAAAAGAGAAGTGCCTTATCAGGTGATTGAAGAAATTATGAAAGCTGGACAAACGACAGGGGTAATCATTTCTGGCGATCCTAAAATGTTGGCGGTGCTTTTTTGGACCAGTATCAATGGCTTGGCGATATATTATTCAACCAATAAAAAAAACGATCTGAAACTGGATTATCGTGTGCTCGCATCGATGTTTTTAATGCAAAAATAA
- a CDS encoding DUF1611 domain-containing protein, whose translation MKEKALLYCEGQFGESDGKTANGLIRRSQKYHITCVIDSTKAGMDAGKVLQGIENGIPIYRDITAALDQLTEVPKYFIYGIAPKDAILSTKERRIFLQAMSLGMDIVNGLHEFISEDAEFKQQAKRYRVKLFDIRKPLANRYLHLFTGDILKVKTPTIAILGTDCAVGKRTTAMLLITALKERGLRASFIGTGQTSLIQGEKYGIALDAIPSEFMTGELENAVVEADVHEKPDVIILEGQGALSHPAFISSCAIIRGGKPDAIIVQHPPKRKRRVDFDYLQMPTLSSEIELLEQFSQAKVIAVTLNHDQMTEIEIKDTIKTYEQKYHLPTTDPLFYGCNKLVKTIIKTFPELKEKITH comes from the coding sequence ATGAAAGAAAAAGCTTTACTCTACTGTGAAGGTCAATTTGGTGAATCCGATGGAAAAACAGCGAATGGTTTAATCCGGCGTTCTCAAAAATACCACATCACATGTGTAATAGACAGCACAAAAGCAGGCATGGATGCGGGAAAAGTTCTCCAGGGAATTGAAAATGGGATCCCGATCTATCGTGATATCACCGCGGCCCTCGACCAATTGACCGAGGTTCCTAAATATTTTATTTACGGAATCGCTCCCAAAGATGCGATTTTATCTACTAAAGAAAGACGTATTTTTTTGCAGGCGATGTCATTGGGAATGGACATTGTCAATGGTCTTCATGAATTTATTTCTGAAGATGCCGAATTTAAACAACAAGCCAAGCGTTATCGGGTTAAACTTTTTGATATTCGAAAACCCCTTGCCAATCGTTATCTTCATCTTTTTACCGGGGACATTTTAAAAGTTAAAACCCCGACAATCGCCATCCTTGGTACCGATTGTGCCGTCGGTAAGCGAACCACCGCAATGTTACTGATTACCGCCTTAAAAGAGCGTGGACTCCGGGCCAGCTTTATCGGCACCGGTCAAACTTCTTTGATTCAAGGTGAAAAATACGGTATTGCGCTCGATGCGATCCCCTCTGAATTTATGACCGGTGAATTGGAAAATGCAGTTGTTGAAGCCGATGTTCACGAAAAGCCCGACGTTATTATTCTGGAAGGCCAAGGCGCTCTCAGCCATCCAGCCTTTATCAGCTCCTGTGCAATTATTCGTGGTGGAAAACCAGATGCGATCATTGTCCAACATCCTCCCAAACGAAAACGTCGAGTCGATTTCGACTATCTTCAAATGCCAACTCTCTCCAGTGAAATTGAACTTCTCGAACAGTTCTCGCAAGCAAAAGTGATCGCAGTCACGCTTAATCATGACCAAATGACCGAAATTGAAATCAAAGACACGATCAAAACCTATGAACAAAAATACCATCTACCCACTACCGATCCCCTGTTTTATGGTTGCAACAAGCTGGTTAAGACTATCATAAAAACCTTTCCTGAATTAAAAGAAAAAATAACACATTAA
- a CDS encoding rubredoxin-like domain-containing protein: MKKWRCTVCNYVHEGNTPPEKCPICGVGPDKFVLIEDTEVIKEKKWRCTVCNYIHVGDTPPEKCPVCGVGPDKFVLVEDTEVIKEKKWRCTVCNYIHVGDTPPDVCPICGVGPEKFVLVEEADDGLTDKKRDALQTLLFNVSYGLYIISSVNDEKLNGMVSNTFIQITSTPLKASVCLGKGTLTAEYVKKSGVFGVSILGKDNHDLIKHFGYQSGRDVDKFKTLSYVTGEKTGCPGLLETLCFIECEVEQTIDLGTHYMFIGKVVDGDGFSKEEPMTYAYYHATR; encoded by the coding sequence ATGAAAAAATGGCGCTGCACGGTATGCAATTATGTTCATGAAGGCAATACCCCACCAGAAAAATGCCCTATTTGTGGAGTGGGACCAGATAAGTTTGTTTTAATTGAAGATACGGAAGTCATTAAAGAAAAAAAATGGCGTTGTACCGTTTGTAATTATATACATGTGGGCGATACCCCACCGGAAAAATGCCCAGTTTGCGGAGTGGGACCAGATAAGTTTGTTTTAGTTGAAGATACGGAAGTCATTAAAGAAAAAAAATGGCGTTGTACCGTTTGTAATTATATCCACGTTGGTGATACCCCACCGGATGTCTGTCCCATTTGCGGAGTAGGACCGGAAAAATTTGTTCTGGTTGAAGAAGCGGATGACGGTTTAACCGATAAAAAAAGAGATGCTCTCCAGACCTTATTATTTAATGTCAGTTATGGGTTATATATTATTTCATCCGTGAATGATGAAAAACTCAATGGTATGGTATCGAATACGTTTATTCAGATTACCAGTACGCCCTTAAAAGCCAGTGTCTGCCTGGGAAAAGGCACCTTGACAGCAGAATATGTGAAAAAATCAGGAGTCTTCGGGGTTTCAATTCTGGGCAAAGATAACCATGATCTGATCAAACATTTTGGCTATCAAAGCGGACGGGACGTTGATAAGTTCAAAACCCTCAGCTATGTTACCGGAGAAAAAACAGGTTGCCCTGGTTTATTGGAAACCTTATGTTTTATTGAATGTGAAGTGGAACAAACTATTGATTTGGGAACCCATTATATGTTTATTGGGAAAGTTGTCGATGGTGATGGCTTTAGCAAAGAAGAACCCATGACCTACGCTTATTATCACGCCACCCGCTAA
- the ade gene encoding adenine deaminase, producing MNKYQKFLKQNIAVSGGFEKADLVLKNARIVNVFAEDITIADLAITNGIIAGIGSYEGIKEVDLKGNYIVPGFIDAHMHIESSMVTPFELARAIVPAGTTTIIADPHEIVNVAGSVGLDYILTATEDLPLNVYVMLPSSVPATPYETNGATAFLAADMSAYLDHPRILGLGEVMCFPDVIRGDMVILDKLALCRHKNCDGHAPALSGKALQAYACAGINSEHESTYFEEALEKLRAGFYILIREGSAAKNLTALVAGLLNHQPPLDRFLFCTDDKHLDDIHREGHICFNIRRAIELGVAPIKAIKMATINTAQAYNLKRLGAIAPGYKADLVVLSDLETINIKQVYKDGQLVGPPLWDQHIDREIDSRLLNSVHLPVLLPENLQLPLNEKDHVIEIIANQIETRHLFEALPGEKGFFSPNASYNKLCVIERHHLSGNIGVAAIKGFGLQNGAIATTVAHDSHNIIAVGDNDKDIIIAVNRLFEIGGGYVVVGNHQIIGSLPLTLAGLISLETGVVVQEKVTSLITAAHKLGVLPGVDPFLTLSFMALPVIPALRLTDMGLFDVTKFQLLKD from the coding sequence ATGAATAAATATCAAAAATTTCTCAAACAGAATATTGCTGTATCCGGTGGTTTTGAAAAAGCCGATTTGGTACTAAAAAACGCCAGAATTGTGAATGTCTTCGCTGAAGACATTACGATTGCTGATCTGGCTATAACCAATGGCATCATTGCCGGGATTGGCTCTTACGAGGGGATCAAAGAAGTGGATCTCAAGGGCAACTATATCGTTCCGGGTTTTATTGATGCACACATGCATATCGAGTCTTCTATGGTCACACCGTTCGAATTGGCCAGAGCGATCGTTCCTGCCGGCACCACCACAATTATTGCCGATCCCCATGAAATTGTTAACGTCGCCGGCTCTGTCGGACTGGACTACATCCTAACTGCCACTGAGGATCTGCCCTTAAATGTTTATGTGATGCTGCCGTCTTCGGTCCCTGCTACCCCTTATGAAACAAATGGCGCAACAGCTTTTTTAGCTGCTGATATGTCTGCTTATCTGGATCATCCCCGCATTCTTGGTCTGGGTGAAGTGATGTGTTTTCCTGATGTTATCCGCGGTGACATGGTAATTCTTGACAAGCTGGCCCTTTGTCGGCACAAAAACTGCGATGGCCACGCGCCGGCACTTTCAGGAAAAGCCCTTCAAGCCTATGCCTGCGCCGGTATTAACAGTGAACACGAATCCACTTACTTTGAAGAAGCACTGGAAAAATTACGGGCCGGATTTTATATTCTGATTCGTGAAGGCTCTGCGGCCAAAAACCTGACTGCTCTGGTCGCAGGTTTGCTAAACCATCAGCCCCCACTGGATCGCTTTCTTTTTTGCACCGATGACAAACACCTGGACGATATTCATCGCGAGGGACATATCTGTTTTAATATCCGACGCGCAATCGAACTCGGAGTCGCTCCGATCAAAGCCATCAAAATGGCCACCATTAACACGGCTCAAGCTTACAATCTAAAACGACTGGGGGCCATCGCACCGGGTTATAAAGCGGATCTGGTTGTTCTCTCCGATCTGGAAACCATCAATATCAAACAAGTTTATAAAGATGGCCAGCTGGTCGGCCCGCCTCTTTGGGATCAACACATTGATCGGGAGATTGATTCCCGACTCCTTAATTCGGTTCATCTTCCGGTACTCTTACCAGAAAATTTGCAACTGCCGCTTAACGAAAAGGATCATGTCATTGAAATTATCGCAAATCAGATTGAAACCCGCCATCTGTTTGAAGCTTTACCCGGTGAAAAAGGTTTTTTTAGCCCTAATGCAAGTTACAATAAACTTTGTGTGATTGAGCGGCATCATTTAAGCGGCAATATCGGGGTGGCGGCCATCAAGGGTTTTGGTCTCCAAAACGGTGCCATTGCTACCACGGTTGCCCATGATTCCCACAATATTATTGCCGTTGGCGATAATGATAAAGACATTATTATCGCCGTCAATCGACTCTTTGAAATTGGCGGTGGTTATGTCGTGGTTGGCAATCATCAAATAATTGGTTCTCTTCCCTTAACCCTGGCTGGTCTGATCAGCCTTGAGACCGGCGTTGTGGTTCAGGAAAAAGTAACTTCACTAATCACCGCGGCCCATAAATTAGGTGTTTTACCGGGGGTTGACCCTTTTCTCACATTATCTTTTATGGCCTTGCCGGTGATCCCAGCCCTTAGGCTGACCGACATGGGACTGTTTGATGTGACCAAATTCCAATTACTTAAAGACTAA
- a CDS encoding homocysteine S-methyltransferase family protein: MNIKELLKKKRLYLDGAMGSLLQDKLDEIGPVPEVLNLTQPELIKEIHQQYINAGANIILANTFGVNGYKLKNTTYSVDQLVTAGVKNAKSLKPDYVALDVGPLGTLIGALGEVSFEQALDYFKEVVEAGDEAGADLIVIETMTDICEARAALIAAKEVSDLPVIVSMTYEDNKRTLTGSDALTVVNILEALGADAIGINCSTGPDGMVPIIEDLIEYASVPIMVEPNAGLPQMVDGKTVYNISIDEFTQYMVQIAEMGALILGGCCGTTPSYIKKMIAATKDLPLYAVNEKWYTAVSSSTKTIILGDDIHIIGECINPTTNPILKASLRQGDLTVVSQLAVEQKKDGAHVLDINLGLPDIDELKMMTEAVDTVSRLVDCPLQIDSSNPEVIEAVLRGYPGKAIINSVNGKKSAMAKIFPIAQKYGALVLGLTMDETGIPSLAEDRFAIAKKIMAVGESYGISQKNILIDALVLTASAQQAEVRETLKTLAQLREALGVPTVLGVSNISFGLPNRELLNRTFLGMALEAGLTTPIMNPGDKEMMDTINAFRALWGLDGQCIAYANRYKESSFGESKSAADKKLLGLKEIIEEGLSDQAAAATRLLLETREPLDIVNNEIVPALDAVGDAFETGECFLPHLIFAAETAQKAFEVIKETMQQTGQAQVAKGTIILATVEGDVHDIGKNILKVILENYGYAILDLGKDVKAETIIQSIKAEQIQLVGLSALMTTTVKNMEKIIKEIKTNCPQTTIMVGGAVLNPEYAETIGADYYGKDAREGAGIAQKVFQSIRLV, from the coding sequence CCTGAATCTGACCCAGCCGGAATTGATTAAAGAAATTCATCAGCAGTACATCAATGCTGGGGCGAATATCATTTTGGCGAATACCTTTGGCGTGAATGGCTATAAACTGAAAAATACGACTTATTCCGTGGATCAACTCGTTACGGCCGGGGTAAAAAATGCAAAATCCCTCAAACCGGATTATGTGGCGCTGGATGTGGGACCGCTGGGAACCTTGATTGGGGCTTTGGGAGAGGTCAGTTTTGAGCAGGCCTTAGATTATTTTAAAGAAGTTGTTGAAGCGGGTGATGAAGCCGGTGCCGACCTGATTGTGATTGAAACAATGACGGACATTTGTGAAGCACGGGCGGCACTCATTGCGGCGAAAGAGGTGTCTGATTTACCGGTCATTGTTTCGATGACCTATGAAGATAATAAGCGGACCTTAACCGGAAGCGATGCTTTAACCGTTGTAAATATTTTAGAAGCGCTGGGAGCCGACGCCATTGGCATCAATTGTTCGACCGGACCGGATGGAATGGTACCGATTATTGAGGACCTGATTGAATATGCCAGCGTTCCGATCATGGTGGAACCCAACGCCGGGTTGCCGCAGATGGTCGATGGAAAAACCGTTTATAATATTTCCATTGATGAGTTTACCCAATATATGGTTCAAATTGCTGAAATGGGAGCCTTGATTTTAGGCGGCTGTTGCGGAACAACACCAAGCTACATTAAAAAAATGATTGCGGCAACAAAAGATTTGCCACTTTATGCGGTCAATGAAAAATGGTATACAGCGGTGTCCTCCAGTACAAAAACGATTATTTTAGGTGATGATATCCATATTATTGGAGAATGTATCAACCCCACGACCAATCCGATTCTTAAAGCTTCGCTTCGCCAAGGTGATTTAACGGTGGTGTCACAACTGGCGGTCGAACAGAAAAAAGATGGGGCCCACGTATTGGATATAAATTTGGGATTGCCCGACATTGATGAGCTGAAAATGATGACCGAAGCTGTTGATACCGTTAGTCGGTTAGTGGATTGCCCGTTACAGATTGATTCATCCAATCCGGAAGTGATCGAAGCAGTTTTACGAGGTTATCCGGGTAAGGCGATTATTAATTCGGTTAATGGCAAAAAATCGGCAATGGCAAAAATTTTTCCGATTGCCCAAAAATATGGGGCCCTGGTACTGGGCCTGACGATGGACGAAACCGGAATTCCAAGTCTGGCCGAAGATCGTTTTGCAATCGCTAAAAAGATTATGGCAGTGGGGGAAAGTTACGGGATCAGTCAGAAAAACATCCTGATTGATGCGCTGGTGTTAACGGCATCGGCGCAACAGGCAGAAGTCCGGGAAACCCTAAAAACGTTAGCGCAACTGCGCGAAGCGTTGGGGGTACCAACGGTGCTGGGCGTGTCTAATATCTCTTTTGGACTGCCAAACCGCGAATTATTGAATCGGACTTTTCTAGGGATGGCGCTGGAAGCCGGGCTGACAACCCCAATTATGAACCCCGGCGACAAAGAGATGATGGATACCATTAATGCGTTTCGGGCGTTATGGGGATTGGACGGTCAGTGTATTGCTTATGCCAATCGGTATAAAGAAAGCAGTTTTGGAGAGTCTAAAAGCGCTGCCGATAAAAAATTATTAGGCTTAAAAGAAATTATTGAAGAAGGGCTGAGCGATCAGGCCGCCGCCGCGACTCGGCTACTGTTAGAAACACGCGAACCGCTGGACATTGTTAACAATGAGATTGTTCCCGCTCTTGATGCCGTCGGGGATGCTTTTGAAACGGGCGAATGTTTCCTGCCGCATTTGATTTTTGCGGCCGAGACCGCTCAAAAAGCCTTTGAGGTGATCAAAGAAACGATGCAGCAAACCGGTCAGGCACAGGTCGCTAAAGGAACAATTATTCTGGCTACCGTTGAAGGTGATGTTCATGATATCGGCAAGAACATTCTCAAGGTGATTCTGGAAAACTACGGTTACGCAATTCTGGATCTGGGGAAAGATGTTAAAGCCGAAACCATTATTCAGTCGATCAAAGCAGAACAAATCCAGTTAGTGGGTCTTAGTGCTTTGATGACGACAACCGTTAAAAACATGGAAAAAATTATTAAAGAAATTAAAACAAACTGTCCCCAAACCACGATTATGGTTGGCGGGGCGGTTTTAAATCCCGAATATGCTGAGACTATCGGCGCCGATTATTATGGTAAAGATGCCCGGGAAGGCGCCGGCATTGCCCAAAAAGTTTTTCAATCAATAAGATTGGTCTAA